From a single Silene latifolia isolate original U9 population chromosome 6, ASM4854445v1, whole genome shotgun sequence genomic region:
- the LOC141587182 gene encoding beta-amylase 3, chloroplastic-like, which yields MALSIRSYNSLATLKIVKALKSFQEFSNPTCFTRIRPCHVRAMNITNAAHFSPDRSPIILDEKMKEKRETFHELIANHASETRVPVYVMLPLDTVSMSGGLNKPRAMNASLMALKSAGVEGVMVDAWWGLVEKDGPLNYNWGGYDELVNMVQRHGLKLQVVMSFHQCGGNVGDSCSIPLPPWVLEEMRKNPEIVYTDKSGRRNPEYISLGCDSLPVLRGRTPIQVYSDFMRNFRHHFRDFLGGVIVEIQVGMGPCGELRYPSYPESNGTWRFPGIGEFQCYDKYMKASLQAAAEAYGQKKWGGGGPHDSGNYNQYPEETGFFRKDGTWNTEYGQFFLEWYSGKLLEHGDSILGAANRVFQGTGVKLSGKVAGIHWHYNTRSHAAELTAGYNNSRNKDGYLPIARMFAKHGVVFNFTCMEMKDGEQPGNANCSPEKLVQQVKMATQTAGIELAGENALERYDAGAFGQVLATSKSHSGSGLSAFTYLRMNKKLFEAENWRQLVEFVKSMSEGGRNERLSVSDLSTTDLYVGFITQKSSHKVKESVM from the exons atggCGTTATCGATACGCTCTTATAATTCTTTGGCGACCCTTAAAATCGTCAAAGCCCTTAAATCTTTTCAAGAATTCTCTAATCCCACATGTTTTACACGAATCAGACCATGTCATGTTCGTGCAATGAATATAACAAATGCAGCACATTTCAGCCCTGATAGAAGTCCAATAATCCTGGATGAAAAAATGAAGGAAAAACGGGAGACATTCCACGAGTTGATAGCCAATCATGCAAGTGAGACAAGAGTGCCAGTTTACGTGATGTTGCCATTAGACACGGTGTCAATGTCCGGCGGTTTAAATAAACCACGGGCAATGAACGCTAGTCTAATGGCATTAAAAAGTGCGGGTGTTGAAGGAGTCATGGTTGATGCCTGGTGGGGTTTGGTCGAGAAAGACGGACCTCTAAATTATAACTGGGGCGGCTATGATGAGCTCGTAAATATGGTCCAACGACACGGTTTAAAGCTCCAGGTAGTCATGTCTTTCCACCAGTGTGGAGGAAATGTTGGAGATTCTTGCAG CATCCCTCTACCGCCGTGGGTACTAGAAGAAATGAGGAAGAACCCTGAGATTGTTTACACAGACAAATCAGGCAGAAGAAACCCAGAGTATATTTCATTAGGCTGTGATTCACTGCCTGTGCTCCGTGGAAGAACACCCATTCAAGTCTACTCTGACTTTATGAGAAACTTCCGTCATCATTTCAGAGACTTTCTTGGTGGAGTCATTGTG GAAATTCAAGTCGGTATGGGACCATGTGGGGAATTGAGGTATCCATCTTACCCGGAAAGCAATGGGACTTGGAGATTTCCAGGAATCGGAGAATTCCAGTGCTATGACAAG TACATGAAAGCATCACTGCAAGCAGCAGCAGAGGCATATGGACAGAAAAAATGGGGAGGAGGTGGCCCACATGATTCAGGCAACTACAATCAATATCCGGAAGAAACTGGGTTTTTCCGTAAAGACGGAACATGGAATACAGAATATGGACAGTTCTTCCTAGAGTGGTACAGTGGGAAACTACTTGAACACGGTGACAGCATTCTTGGAGCTGCAAACCGGGTATTTCAGGGAACTGGGGTAAAATTATCTGGTAAAGTAGCGGGAATTCACTGGCATTACAATACTAGATCACATGCAGCTGAGTTAACAGCCGGTTATAATAACTCGAGAAATAAGGATGGATACTTGCCAATAGCAAGAATGTTTGCTAAACACGGGGTTGTGTTTAATTTTACGTGTATGGAAATGAAAGATGGGGAGCAGCCAGGGAATGCAAACTGCTCACCAGAAAAGCTAGTTCAGCAGGTAAAAATGGCAACACAAACAGCTGGAATAGAACTTGCAGGAGAAAATGCCTTGGAGAGATACGATGCTGGTGCATTTGGACAGGTTTTAGCAACCAGCAAATCTCACTCAGGAAGCGGGTTGTCAGCGTTTACATATTTACGGATGAATAAAAAGTTGTTCGAAGCTGAGAACTGGCGGCAATTGGTAGAGTTTGTTAAAAGTATGTCAGAAGGTGGACGGAATGAGAGATTGTCGGTGAGTGACTTGAGCACGACGGATCTTTATGTAGGATTCATCACACAGAAGAGTAGTCACAAGGTTAAAGAGTCTGTTATGTAA